GTCATTCAAGAGTTGTTTTTTTTGTCGCCGGCATCCCCGCTTGGTCGATTTACCTCACCTCTGCCTATTGTCAATAGCGCATCGGTTCGGTAAAGAGCCTTCGGCCCGATCGACCATCGGTGCGCCGGCTTCTAAAAATTCCAACTCTTGAATCCCTCCCGGTATATTTCGGTATAAAATGTCTAGCGCAACAAATTGCTTTCAACCTCTTGCTGCAAAGCTCGAACAGCCATCTCAACTTGAGATGCAATCTGCGCTTGATACTGTTTATCATTCAATGATCCCCTCTCTGAAAAATAGATGGGCTTCCCAAAAATGCAAATCATTGTTTTGAACAGTTTTGGCAACTTTCTACTTCTTGGCCATACCTCAAAAGCGCCGTGGATATAAACAGGGATAACCGGAGCACCTGTCCTCCCAACTATCCAACCAAGCCCTCTTTTAAAAGGCTCAATCTGCTTTGATCTCGCCCGACGACCCTCCGGGAACATTACGACTTTCTTTCCTTGCAAGATGAGGCGTTCAATCGAAGAAAACAAAGAGATATCACTGACCCCTCCGGTAATTGGATGAGCATTTAAAAATGAAATAATGCGACCAAAAAAGAAATGCTTAAATAAGGAAGCGCGGGCTAAGAAATGTAGTGATTTAGGACAACAACACGAAATAATAGGCGGATCTAAAAAGGATGTATGATTAGAAGCAATAATCGCTGCACCATCGATAATATTCTCTTTGCCATAAACCTTGATATGATAAAAACACCTAATACAAAGATTAACAAGTCCTCGAACAGTGTAATAAGCGATTTTCCCCCATACAGTATCCTGACGCCTAGATTTCTTCACTCGATTGACGATTTGTTGTACAACTTCGCCAATTGTAAAATCCGAAGTATCGACGACAATGGCATCTTCGGGACAAATTAAGGGAGAAATCTTGCGATTAGAATCATTCGCATCGCGAATCGATTGCTCTTCTAATATTTTTTCAACTGTGATTGCCTTAACTTGATCAGGAAATTTTTCTTTGAGCTCGGCAAATCGCCGTTCAGCTCGGACGTATGATCGAGCTTTTAAAAAGAACTTACACTCAGCATGCGGAAAAACGACAGATCCTAAATCTCTCCCCTCCATTACAACATCCTGCCCTTGAGCAAACTGTCTTTGCAAAGCAACAATATGATGTCGTACACTTTCAAACTTGGCAATTTCGGATGAATACTTTGTCACATTTGCCGAACGAATATCTGAAGTAACGTCTTGATCCGATAAAAAATACTTTTTTCTAGATCCTTCTACTTTCATAGAAAAGTGAAATTGTTGAAAAATATCTTCAGGCCAATTCTTCTCATCTATGGGAAGTTTACGGTTTAGAATATAAAGGGCAAAAGCCCGATACATTGCCCCTGTATCGAGATATAAAAAACCCAACTGCTCAGCAACTAATTTTGCAGTTGTTGTTTTGCCGGTTCCCGAGGGGCCATCAATTGTGATAATCATAACTATAAAAAATCTATATTAAAAAAACCCCCTCCATAAATAGAAGTGATTTTTTGACGGTTAAGGAATATTGGCTATCACATCGTTGGCGCGTGAGAGCTCCCCACTCAAACCAGCACTAAAAATAAGTAAAGCGCCGGTATTGTAAAAATTAATGAATCAAACATATCTAAAACACCACCAATCCCCGGGATGGTATTGCTATCTTTTATCTGAGCGTCTCTTTTAAAGAGAGACTCTGATAAATCTCCCAACTGCCCCAAAACCCCTAGTAGTAAACCGAGTATTATAGACTGAAAGAGAGTTAAAGAAAACTGCATTTGAGGAAGAAATCGTCCTATTAAAAAGAAGCAAATAGATGCGATGAGCGACAAACACAAACCGCCAAGAGCACCCTCAATTGTTTTTTTAGGGCTTAAGTGCGGCGCAAGTTTGTGCTTCCCCCAGATCTTCCCAATAAAATAGCCTCCTATATCAGCTATTTTTGTCACCACGAGGAGGAAAGCCAGCCACACTCTTCCATTATCAGTTAATCCTATTGAGTGGGGATAAACGATATATAAAATTAAGCTAATTGGAATGACAATGTAGGCAATACCAAATAAACCGGCGCTAATCGAGTAGATTGCATTAGGAATTTGTTTAAAATGGCCCGTTGACAAGAAGAAAATAAATAAGGCTATGATGAGCATATTAAATGGCATCATTCGGTAGCCAATGACCGAAAGATAAGTCGACAACATCCAAAGCACAGTAAATCCGACAATTAATTTTGGATAGACTTGACACCGTTTTTTTTTGATCATTGCCATCCACTCAAAATCTGCAACTAAAATAATACCTGTCAATACAAGAGTTAAAAACAACTGGATCAGTGGTTGCGTAGAAAAATAAATAAGCACAACCGCTAATATACTAAGTAATACCGATACCCAAGTTCGATGCCTCAAATCCTTAAATGCCACTTTCTTCATTTGCTATATCCCTAGCCTTCTCTGACGATTTTGAAAATTAACAACAGCTGATATAAAATGCTCTCGATTAAAATCGGGCCATAAGACAGGAGTCGTGTAAAATTCCGAATATGAAGCTTGCCATAATAAGAAATTACTCAATCTCTCCATTCCTCCTGTACGAATAATCAATTCCGGATCACCAAATGGAGCCGTATCCAAGCATTGACTAATTAATTCCTCTGTTAATGCCTCTACCGATAACCCCTGCTCCTGAATGGCTTGACAAGCCTTAATAGTTGCCCTACGCAATTCATCACGGCTTCCATAATTAAGCGCTAACACCAAGTTCATCTGAGATCCATGCTGCGTTGCTTGCTTGATCTCCTTAATGACGAGTTGTAAATTCATTGGGAAAGGGGTTAGATCACCGATTGTTTCAAATCTAACTCCATTTTGTAACATTTTTTTTCTCATTTTTAGCAAATAAGACTCTAAAATGTACATCAAAGCATGGATTTCATAAGCGGATCGTTTCCAATTCTCAGTTGAAAATGTATATAACGTCATGGTTTCAATTCCGAGATCAGTCGCTACTTCAACAATATCACTAACAACAGAGGCGCCTTTCCAATGCCCATATCTAGATGGTCTTCCCCTCATTTTCGCCCATCTTCTATTCCC
This is a stretch of genomic DNA from Simkaniaceae bacterium. It encodes these proteins:
- the uppS gene encoding di-trans,poly-cis-decaprenylcistransferase translates to MHPCGSKHRKEVTEVIEAQVCYYPPYSDLEQVVDLESVPKHIAILMDGNRRWAKMRGRPSRYGHWKGASVVSDIVEVATDLGIETMTLYTFSTENWKRSAYEIHALMYILESYLLKMRKKMLQNGVRFETIGDLTPFPMNLQLVIKEIKQATQHGSQMNLVLALNYGSRDELRRATIKACQAIQEQGLSVEALTEELISQCLDTAPFGDPELIIRTGGMERLSNFLLWQASYSEFYTTPVLWPDFNREHFISAVVNFQNRQRRLGI
- the cmk gene encoding (d)CMP kinase; this encodes MIITIDGPSGTGKTTTAKLVAEQLGFLYLDTGAMYRAFALYILNRKLPIDEKNWPEDIFQQFHFSMKVEGSRKKYFLSDQDVTSDIRSANVTKYSSEIAKFESVRHHIVALQRQFAQGQDVVMEGRDLGSVVFPHAECKFFLKARSYVRAERRFAELKEKFPDQVKAITVEKILEEQSIRDANDSNRKISPLICPEDAIVVDTSDFTIGEVVQQIVNRVKKSRRQDTVWGKIAYYTVRGLVNLCIRCFYHIKVYGKENIIDGAAIIASNHTSFLDPPIISCCCPKSLHFLARASLFKHFFFGRIISFLNAHPITGGVSDISLFSSIERLILQGKKVVMFPEGRRARSKQIEPFKRGLGWIVGRTGAPVIPVYIHGAFEVWPRSRKLPKLFKTMICIFGKPIYFSERGSLNDKQYQAQIASQVEMAVRALQQEVESNLLR
- a CDS encoding phosphatidate cytidylyltransferase, yielding MKKVAFKDLRHRTWVSVLLSILAVVLIYFSTQPLIQLFLTLVLTGIILVADFEWMAMIKKKRCQVYPKLIVGFTVLWMLSTYLSVIGYRMMPFNMLIIALFIFFLSTGHFKQIPNAIYSISAGLFGIAYIVIPISLILYIVYPHSIGLTDNGRVWLAFLLVVTKIADIGGYFIGKIWGKHKLAPHLSPKKTIEGALGGLCLSLIASICFFLIGRFLPQMQFSLTLFQSIILGLLLGVLGQLGDLSESLFKRDAQIKDSNTIPGIGGVLDMFDSLIFTIPALYLFLVLV